One stretch of Roseimicrobium sp. ORNL1 DNA includes these proteins:
- a CDS encoding ATP-binding protein — protein MLCLLAAILLPLAGFAVYYTVRGVLLSYMDGNLEARAQAIMVATEVHGERLDLDDDLVAFAGFGQGNPRDFFAMYQSDGARLLRSSSLPLGSLDFIKQEILQSTSQPTYLFATLRDGRPVRVRLQGFMPTGAKSGDGFHDLRLVTGTETRGLQETLRTLATVLTGTGLGFFVATILVLRQALRRGLGPLSHLAKEIRAIQPGHHEALDMPPHALPEELVPVVEKLNELLKRVDDSLARERRFSSHAAHELRTPLAELRAAAELAATWPEEATPERMKEMQQSVAELEQLVEKLGILAKADANVQAAQEPVDLEATIRAAVERYRDNADSRKVTVVVHVTPGPFRADPTLWQTVLSNLIGNAIEHAPEGSAVTITANPTRLSVSNPAPHLLTGDVPHLFERFWKKHTPSAARAQHSGLGLSIVAACATAMGARCDATLGADATEKLLTIEVTFDAPAKSPSPHGSRTA, from the coding sequence ATGCTGTGCCTTCTGGCGGCCATCCTCCTCCCGCTGGCTGGCTTCGCGGTGTACTACACCGTGAGAGGCGTGTTGCTCTCCTATATGGATGGCAACCTCGAAGCGCGAGCCCAGGCCATCATGGTGGCCACGGAGGTGCATGGAGAGAGACTGGACCTGGATGACGATCTGGTGGCTTTCGCAGGATTCGGCCAGGGGAACCCGCGCGATTTCTTCGCAATGTACCAGTCTGATGGAGCGCGGCTGCTGCGCTCCTCTTCCCTGCCCCTCGGGTCGCTTGATTTCATCAAACAAGAAATCCTGCAGTCCACCAGCCAGCCGACCTACCTCTTTGCCACCTTGCGCGATGGCCGCCCGGTGCGTGTCCGCCTGCAGGGATTCATGCCCACCGGCGCGAAAAGTGGCGACGGATTTCACGATCTGCGACTGGTCACTGGGACGGAGACACGTGGCCTGCAGGAGACACTGCGCACCCTGGCGACGGTATTGACCGGAACGGGGCTCGGGTTCTTCGTCGCCACCATCCTCGTGCTACGGCAGGCACTGCGTCGCGGACTAGGCCCTCTGTCGCATCTGGCCAAAGAGATCCGTGCTATTCAACCCGGACATCACGAAGCGCTCGACATGCCGCCCCACGCTTTGCCGGAAGAACTGGTTCCCGTGGTGGAAAAGCTGAATGAACTACTGAAGCGGGTGGATGATTCACTGGCACGCGAGCGACGCTTCAGCAGCCACGCGGCGCATGAATTGCGCACCCCCCTTGCCGAGCTGCGCGCTGCAGCGGAACTCGCCGCCACGTGGCCTGAGGAGGCCACACCCGAGCGCATGAAAGAAATGCAGCAGAGCGTGGCCGAGTTGGAGCAACTGGTGGAAAAGTTGGGTATTCTGGCCAAGGCCGACGCCAACGTGCAGGCAGCGCAAGAACCCGTGGACTTGGAAGCCACCATCCGCGCAGCGGTGGAACGGTATCGAGACAATGCGGACTCACGCAAAGTCACGGTTGTGGTACACGTGACCCCGGGCCCCTTTCGCGCAGACCCCACCCTCTGGCAGACCGTTCTGAGCAACTTGATAGGAAACGCCATTGAACACGCGCCCGAGGGCTCGGCAGTGACCATCACCGCGAATCCGACCCGGCTCTCCGTCAGCAATCCCGCCCCGCATCTGCTGACCGGGGACGTGCCGCATCTCTTCGAGCGGTTCTGGAAAAAACACACACCCTCGGCTGCACGCGCGCAGCACTCGGGCTTGGGTCTCTCCATCGTGGCGGCCTGTGCCACAGCCATGGGTGCGCGTTGTGATGCCACGCTCGGTGCCGATGCCACTGAGAAGCTGCTGACGATTGAGGTGACTTTCGATGCGCCTGCGAAGTCTCCTTCCCCCCATGGTTCCCGCACAGCGTGA
- a CDS encoding prolyl oligopeptidase family serine peptidase, with amino-acid sequence MSPRILSLLFLTIAISPCQTVLAQSAVGSATAAKSNAVAKKTWPAEVKRVDIPCSDGQMQPAMWYAPPDAKSPRPLLVGLHTWSSNYASAGGDAVYAEWCAAQGWAFVHPHFRGPNNTPQALGSDRAVQDIVEALAWAKQQTQVDESRIYLIGVSGGGHMALQMAGRHPELWAAVSAWCGISDVKQWHADHVKTTMVDGKETPTPDKYARDIEAALGGRPTADGALGKDAWKRSPLSSLAAAKTVPLDINAGVLDGRSGSVPFTHSLLAFNAVVDKKDRLPEDLIAEYYKTQKLPAAWMAADADATYGAWTSLFRKTSGNTRVTIFQGGHEIVHQAALNWLAKQQRGKQIVWDVSDFIKLDVEGGESGK; translated from the coding sequence ATGTCACCACGGATTCTCTCGCTTCTTTTTCTGACGATTGCGATATCACCCTGCCAAACGGTGCTCGCCCAGTCGGCAGTTGGATCTGCCACCGCAGCCAAGAGCAATGCAGTCGCGAAGAAAACGTGGCCTGCCGAGGTGAAGCGCGTGGACATCCCATGCAGCGATGGACAGATGCAGCCCGCGATGTGGTACGCGCCGCCGGATGCCAAGTCACCCCGTCCGCTTCTCGTCGGACTGCACACCTGGAGCAGCAACTACGCTTCCGCCGGTGGAGATGCCGTATATGCCGAGTGGTGCGCTGCTCAGGGCTGGGCATTTGTGCATCCTCACTTCCGTGGGCCGAACAACACTCCACAAGCTCTCGGCAGTGACCGTGCGGTGCAGGACATCGTGGAAGCGTTGGCCTGGGCGAAACAGCAGACCCAGGTAGATGAGAGTCGCATCTATCTCATCGGCGTAAGTGGCGGCGGTCACATGGCGCTGCAGATGGCGGGCAGGCATCCGGAACTCTGGGCGGCAGTGAGCGCGTGGTGTGGCATCTCGGATGTGAAGCAGTGGCATGCCGACCACGTGAAGACCACGATGGTCGACGGCAAGGAAACACCCACGCCGGACAAATATGCACGCGACATCGAGGCCGCCCTCGGTGGCCGCCCCACCGCTGATGGCGCACTGGGCAAGGACGCGTGGAAACGCTCACCCCTGAGTTCGCTCGCAGCGGCGAAAACCGTGCCGCTCGACATCAATGCCGGGGTGCTGGATGGCCGCAGCGGCAGTGTGCCATTCACCCACTCGCTGCTGGCCTTCAATGCCGTGGTGGATAAGAAGGACAGGCTGCCAGAAGACTTGATCGCGGAGTACTACAAAACGCAGAAGCTGCCCGCTGCATGGATGGCCGCAGACGCCGACGCGACCTACGGCGCATGGACCTCCCTCTTCCGCAAGACGAGCGGCAACACACGGGTGACCATCTTCCAGGGCGGGCATGAGATTGTGCACCAGGCAGCGCTGAACTGGCTGGCGAAGCAGCAGCGCGGCAAGCAGATTGTCTGGGACGTGAGTGACTTCATCAAGCTGGACGTCGAGGGTGGCGAGAGCGGGAAGTAG
- a CDS encoding response regulator transcription factor: MRLLIIEDSEKLRTTAARALTRLGHAVDEAGSAEEGDQMVRDYAYDAIVLDRMLPGEDGLSLLSRWRSAGRDTPVLLLTALHTVEERVRGLAVGADDYLTKPFALAELAARLEALTRRSHGKADSKVRIGPLEIDFAAKSVNRDGSPVALTAREYSLLECLARRPGQILSREQIETHLYNETDSPVSNAVDAAVYSLRRKLCPPGTAPLLHTRRGLGYVLQEAEEEDT, translated from the coding sequence GTGAGACTGCTCATCATTGAAGACTCCGAAAAACTCCGCACCACCGCGGCCCGGGCGCTCACTCGCCTGGGCCATGCTGTTGATGAAGCCGGAAGCGCCGAAGAGGGGGACCAGATGGTGCGGGACTATGCCTATGACGCCATCGTGCTGGACCGTATGCTCCCCGGTGAGGACGGCCTGTCCCTCCTCAGCCGCTGGCGGAGCGCGGGGCGGGATACCCCCGTGCTGCTGCTCACCGCACTCCACACCGTGGAGGAGCGCGTGCGTGGCCTGGCAGTGGGTGCAGACGATTATCTCACCAAACCCTTCGCTCTGGCAGAGCTCGCTGCGCGATTGGAGGCCCTGACGAGGCGCAGCCATGGCAAGGCGGACTCCAAGGTGCGCATCGGTCCACTGGAAATTGATTTCGCGGCGAAGTCCGTGAATCGTGATGGCTCACCGGTGGCTCTGACTGCGCGAGAATACTCCCTGCTGGAGTGCCTCGCACGCCGACCTGGGCAGATCCTGAGCCGTGAACAGATCGAGACTCATCTCTACAATGAAACCGACAGTCCCGTGAGCAATGCCGTGGATGCCGCCGTGTACAGCCTGCGTCGAAAGCTGTGTCCTCCCGGCACCGCCCCACTGCTGCACACCCGCCGTGGATTAGGCTATGTCCTGCAAGAAGCAGAGGAAGAAGACACCTGA
- a CDS encoding thioredoxin family protein yields MAEVPSTRILPLGAPAPDFSLPEPATGENVTLADVCEPKGLIVAFLCNHCPFVLHLAKHLGEFAALCEAKGIGFVGINSNDVSRYPADSPEKMQAMVKTYDWTFPYLYDETQSVAQEYRAACTPDFYVFDHERRLTYCGQFDDSRPKNGKSVTGDSLGAAVQALLDGAPPLAEQRPSTGCNIKWKPGKEPSWFAS; encoded by the coding sequence ATGGCCGAAGTCCCCTCCACCCGCATCCTGCCTCTCGGAGCTCCCGCGCCGGATTTCTCCCTGCCCGAGCCTGCGACGGGGGAGAATGTGACACTGGCGGATGTCTGTGAACCGAAGGGACTCATCGTCGCGTTTCTCTGCAATCACTGCCCCTTCGTGCTGCACCTCGCGAAACATCTGGGCGAGTTCGCCGCCCTCTGTGAAGCGAAGGGCATCGGCTTCGTGGGCATCAATTCCAACGACGTCTCCCGCTATCCCGCGGACAGTCCGGAGAAGATGCAAGCCATGGTGAAGACCTACGACTGGACCTTCCCGTATCTGTATGACGAGACTCAATCCGTCGCGCAGGAGTATCGCGCGGCGTGCACGCCGGACTTCTACGTCTTTGATCACGAGCGTCGGCTCACCTATTGCGGCCAGTTCGATGATTCACGCCCCAAGAACGGAAAGTCCGTGACCGGCGACAGTCTCGGCGCCGCCGTGCAGGCCCTGCTGGACGGCGCGCCTCCACTCGCCGAGCAACGCCCCAGCACTGGGTGCAACATCAAGTGGAAGCCAGGCAAAGAGCCTTCGTGGTTTGCGAGCTAG
- a CDS encoding TIM barrel protein — MNTRRRFLRQSVAAAAGSLGLSALAQQLKPQGENISYGLVTYMWGAEWDIPTIIKNLNGLGIGGVELRVDHAHKVSPALTPVERTKVREQFSEGGIEIVGMGTNCAFDSPDPAKVKENIELAKQYIKLSHDIGASGVKVKPDKLHEKEGVPKEKTLEQIGKSLAELGDYAIGFGQEIRLEVHGQVTNLADIRKVMETANADNVRVCWNSNPADLDGEGIEKNFALVKDFLGRTLHVHNLKDPKYPFATLAKLLVEADFDGWVLCEAAEKVEDKVAALGEQKAIWEKMVKDARGK; from the coding sequence ATGAATACCCGTCGCCGCTTTCTCCGCCAGTCCGTTGCCGCTGCCGCAGGCTCTCTCGGACTCTCCGCGCTGGCCCAGCAACTGAAGCCACAGGGCGAGAACATTTCCTACGGTCTCGTGACCTACATGTGGGGCGCTGAATGGGACATCCCCACCATCATCAAGAACCTGAACGGTCTCGGCATCGGTGGCGTGGAACTGCGTGTGGACCATGCGCACAAGGTCTCGCCCGCACTGACTCCCGTGGAGCGCACGAAGGTGCGTGAGCAATTCTCCGAAGGCGGGATCGAAATCGTAGGCATGGGCACGAACTGCGCCTTTGACTCGCCGGACCCCGCGAAGGTGAAGGAGAACATCGAACTCGCGAAGCAGTACATCAAGCTGAGCCACGACATTGGCGCCAGTGGGGTGAAGGTGAAGCCGGACAAGCTCCATGAAAAGGAAGGCGTGCCGAAGGAGAAGACGCTGGAGCAGATTGGCAAATCTCTCGCGGAACTCGGCGACTACGCCATCGGCTTCGGTCAGGAAATCCGACTCGAAGTCCACGGCCAGGTGACGAATCTCGCTGATATCCGCAAGGTGATGGAAACCGCCAATGCCGACAACGTGCGTGTCTGCTGGAACTCCAATCCCGCCGATCTCGACGGCGAAGGCATCGAGAAGAACTTCGCCCTCGTGAAGGACTTCCTCGGCCGCACCCTTCACGTGCACAATCTCAAGGATCCCAAGTACCCTTTCGCCACCCTCGCCAAGCTCCTCGTCGAAGCCGACTTCGACGGCTGGGTCCTCTGTGAAGCCGCCGAGAAGGTGGAGGACAAAGTCGCCGCGCTCGGGGAGCAGAAAGCGATCTGGGAGAAGATGGTGAAGGATGCGAGGGGGAAGTAG
- a CDS encoding PVC-type heme-binding CxxCH protein, whose amino-acid sequence MHSRRPSLRRSLLSSVALAAVTLTTGTLLSQAPPVTPEQPKVDDATMQVTLFAQEPLVQQPIGMTITKDGKLLVIQSNTHFPPKGFTGPKTDRILWLQDKDGDGKAEKADVFFEGTVMTMDIATAPDGAIYVATRDEILRLRDDDGDGKPEKVDRKLVFLDTTGRYPHNGLSGLAFDGKGGLYFGMGENLGAAYTLIGADGVKHSDQGEGGNVFHINLDGGKLHRVANGFWNPFGMCMDTDGNVFATDNDPDSRPPNRLHHIIEGGDYGYKFRYGRSGLHPFVAWNGELPGTLPMLAGTGEAACDVIYYAPSPTKEFRGLPAPWHGQLLVASWVDHTVEAYTLPDREHAYEPAKKKVLIHGGQDFRPVAFAVAADGSIYLSDWVKRDYELHGYGRVWRISAKDAHELAAPLAAKSGITWKQEQLSKILDKKKVTPLEAADWLNDANPWRFSTAVTRLGRDTDLLWIMKDTRLSYPRQRQGLLLAIQQDAARTNAEPIVPPQKFLEDEDPTVQLLALKWISDIRFAPARSAVEKYLANPELTPALFYGGITALSRIDSAEVKEADLVKTLKQRITDPATPARLKRTALEILPDRERQLLAKELEPLLSEGDATFQEWVTHVLGTLRDNNREPLLRKLAFDEKRPSPVRVAALMYLTLTDADKPALDAIKTDGDKALARAKEIAAPNYLPATPPATRPPLQDVEGWEKYLAKVPGKPDLANGRTVFLSPRQGGCAMCHRAEGLGNVAGPNLSTIGSAKTSNYILESLLQPNRSVAPQFECYVLTTADGQTRTVFQLAERGNFHTYIGLDGHAFEVQIEDIVKRDHFPLSIMPEGLVAKLTDEEVRDLVAWLRERK is encoded by the coding sequence ATGCACTCCCGCCGCCCCAGCCTCCGTCGTTCCCTCCTTTCCTCCGTCGCGCTGGCCGCTGTCACGCTGACGACGGGGACGCTTCTGTCACAAGCACCCCCCGTCACTCCGGAGCAACCGAAGGTCGACGATGCGACGATGCAGGTGACGCTTTTCGCCCAGGAGCCGCTGGTACAGCAACCCATCGGCATGACGATTACAAAGGATGGCAAGCTGCTCGTGATTCAGAGCAATACGCACTTCCCACCCAAGGGCTTCACGGGACCAAAGACGGATCGCATCCTCTGGCTGCAGGACAAGGATGGGGATGGCAAGGCGGAGAAGGCGGACGTGTTCTTCGAAGGCACGGTGATGACCATGGACATCGCCACCGCGCCGGACGGGGCCATCTACGTGGCTACGCGAGATGAGATCCTGCGCCTGCGCGATGATGACGGCGATGGCAAACCGGAGAAGGTGGATCGCAAGCTTGTGTTCCTGGATACGACCGGACGCTATCCGCACAATGGCCTGAGCGGCCTCGCCTTCGATGGCAAGGGTGGTCTCTATTTCGGCATGGGTGAAAATCTCGGCGCGGCGTACACGCTCATCGGTGCGGATGGTGTGAAGCACAGTGACCAGGGCGAGGGTGGCAATGTCTTCCACATCAACCTGGATGGCGGCAAGCTCCACCGCGTGGCCAACGGATTCTGGAATCCCTTTGGCATGTGCATGGATACGGATGGCAATGTCTTCGCCACGGACAATGATCCCGACTCGCGCCCGCCGAATCGTCTGCATCACATCATCGAAGGCGGCGACTACGGGTACAAGTTCCGCTATGGACGCAGTGGCCTGCACCCCTTCGTGGCGTGGAATGGCGAGCTGCCAGGCACGCTGCCCATGCTCGCAGGCACAGGCGAGGCGGCGTGTGATGTGATCTATTATGCTCCATCACCCACGAAAGAATTCCGCGGTCTGCCGGCGCCCTGGCATGGCCAGCTGCTCGTGGCCTCCTGGGTGGATCACACGGTGGAAGCCTACACACTGCCGGATCGCGAGCATGCGTATGAACCGGCAAAGAAGAAAGTACTCATCCACGGTGGGCAGGACTTCCGACCAGTGGCCTTTGCCGTGGCGGCGGATGGCTCCATCTACCTCTCTGACTGGGTGAAGCGCGACTATGAACTCCACGGTTACGGACGCGTGTGGCGCATCTCCGCGAAGGATGCGCATGAGCTCGCCGCACCTCTCGCCGCCAAGTCCGGCATCACGTGGAAGCAGGAGCAGCTCAGCAAAATTCTCGACAAGAAGAAGGTCACCCCGCTGGAGGCTGCGGACTGGCTCAATGACGCGAATCCCTGGCGCTTCTCCACGGCCGTTACGCGGCTCGGTCGCGACACCGACCTGCTGTGGATCATGAAGGACACGCGCCTCTCCTACCCGCGCCAGCGCCAGGGGCTGCTACTCGCCATCCAGCAGGATGCCGCGCGCACGAATGCGGAGCCGATTGTCCCGCCCCAGAAATTCCTCGAAGACGAAGATCCCACGGTGCAGTTGCTCGCGCTGAAGTGGATCTCAGATATTCGATTCGCACCAGCACGCAGTGCGGTAGAGAAGTACCTCGCGAATCCTGAACTCACTCCTGCGCTCTTCTACGGAGGCATCACGGCACTCAGCCGCATCGACTCCGCCGAGGTGAAGGAAGCGGACCTCGTGAAGACGCTCAAACAGCGCATCACCGACCCGGCCACTCCCGCGCGACTGAAGCGCACGGCGCTTGAAATTCTGCCGGACCGCGAGCGGCAACTGCTGGCAAAGGAATTGGAGCCGCTGCTCTCCGAGGGTGATGCAACTTTCCAGGAATGGGTGACGCATGTGCTCGGCACCTTGCGCGACAACAATCGCGAACCCCTGCTGCGCAAGCTGGCCTTCGATGAGAAACGCCCCTCACCCGTGCGTGTGGCTGCACTGATGTATCTCACCCTTACCGATGCAGACAAGCCCGCGCTGGATGCCATCAAGACCGATGGCGACAAGGCGCTGGCTCGCGCAAAGGAAATTGCCGCACCAAACTACCTGCCCGCAACACCGCCAGCCACGAGACCCCCGCTTCAGGATGTCGAAGGCTGGGAGAAATACCTCGCCAAGGTGCCCGGCAAGCCGGACCTCGCGAATGGCCGCACCGTTTTCCTGAGTCCGCGCCAGGGCGGCTGCGCCATGTGCCATCGCGCCGAAGGACTGGGGAATGTCGCCGGACCCAACCTCTCCACCATCGGCTCCGCGAAGACCTCGAACTACATCCTGGAATCCCTGCTGCAGCCGAACCGCAGCGTGGCTCCGCAGTTCGAGTGCTACGTGCTCACCACCGCCGATGGTCAGACCCGCACCGTCTTCCAACTCGCCGAGCGAGGAAACTTCCACACCTACATCGGCCTCGATGGCCACGCCTTCGAAGTGCAGATTGAGGACATCGTCAAGCGTGACCACTTCCCCCTCTCCATCATGCCCGAGGGCTTGGTGGCGAAGCTGACTGATGAGGAGGTAAGGGACCTGGTGGCGTGGTTGAGGGAGAGGAAGTGA
- a CDS encoding response regulator, whose product MVDKSQPSPDTAYSMEAAEPPTWFGMKLRFGIREKFGLLAFVLVLAVAFALPTLLFERTRKVVEDHELMDLQDEAELRCWEIIDWVNQARLQVEHCAKDPRELATMKTCLAEFSSRGASAERGEQEWWRYVLALEVRPAEGAMQTFHRTPGLPAVEPPAALLASARFTSGAHIGPIISLLTPAGFNPVSGGAASSGASPDRWQRIPAVWVACSMPSVPETVITMLVTLDRGRSARHLTFVMGPDGSFLQHPFVKPDGKEEQIYAGFDLYAESEALTKGEKWGRGPTEAQAQVQRSDRPRFQVLQSPLYFLEGRLKPAMHEKLVAAHDANRVELLDWTEHVRSGMESRGVPFGGASRSSAGIRLLSRSKEVLEQARRDTEQEYFYRFGGAADGKPIDWEAVVRLDHGDVQLTRFHLRHPQHDGTVAGGRDIPYYFAYSAFREELASSIAHELQTLRRAGLWLAVGAGVAAFLIVLYFIGPLTRITRTAQTVTHSGSEALQLQNQIEAVRQSLPVRKHDEVGDIARSLEALLRQVLNGHEQLRQLNADLDFRVQEQTAEVRAANEQLRGLASAKDAFLASVSHELRQPLNSIFGFLQFLELSDPTEEQKHDLSKLRSAATYLRRLIDDILDYQKIIMGGVELDPEELDAAAFLTSLRDSMVPQAAEKKNKLELGGAESLGIIFNDRARLQQVLTNLVSNACKFTQNGTVTLNASRDTDATGKDWISIDVSDTGRGMKPEEMQGLFVRFKKLSAREGNKTGTGLGLVISKGLCELMGGTITCRSEFGQGSTFTVRVPAAVPERSGAPRRPLEQRPAAPVTTASLAAAATPAPTIPQQTVLVIDDDASVRELMTRYLGGKGYRVITAEDGEKGMALAREQHPSVITLDVVLPGAQSGWDILSQLKDEPLTASIPVIIVTFLEETRHGFALGAADYVVKPIAWEDLLGSLQKVIRGSAPSLPVLVVDDDPDVRELFRRTLAMDGISIIEAANGAEALTQLRKQKPSLILLDLMMPVMDGFEFIAEFNLHAQWRDIPVIVITAKHVTREDRERLATSVRTVLEKSGFTQEDLLNKVLHLVHQAASGEGKRG is encoded by the coding sequence ATGGTTGACAAATCACAGCCTTCTCCAGACACTGCCTACAGCATGGAGGCGGCTGAACCGCCAACTTGGTTTGGGATGAAACTTCGCTTCGGCATCCGTGAAAAGTTTGGTCTGCTGGCCTTTGTGCTGGTGCTGGCAGTGGCGTTCGCGCTTCCCACCCTGCTCTTCGAGCGCACCCGCAAGGTGGTGGAGGACCACGAACTCATGGACCTGCAGGATGAGGCGGAACTGCGCTGCTGGGAGATCATCGACTGGGTAAATCAGGCGCGCCTGCAGGTGGAACATTGCGCCAAGGATCCTCGTGAACTGGCCACCATGAAGACTTGTCTCGCGGAGTTTTCCTCCCGAGGCGCCTCCGCCGAGCGTGGGGAGCAGGAGTGGTGGCGTTACGTCCTGGCGCTGGAGGTGCGCCCCGCGGAAGGGGCCATGCAGACCTTCCACCGCACGCCGGGTCTGCCTGCGGTGGAGCCTCCGGCCGCCTTGCTGGCCAGTGCGCGGTTCACCAGTGGCGCGCACATCGGCCCCATCATCTCGTTGCTCACTCCCGCGGGGTTCAATCCGGTGAGCGGAGGAGCCGCGAGTTCCGGTGCTTCGCCAGATCGCTGGCAGCGCATTCCTGCCGTTTGGGTTGCGTGCAGCATGCCTTCGGTGCCGGAGACGGTCATCACCATGCTCGTCACGCTCGACCGTGGACGCTCGGCGCGGCACCTCACGTTTGTCATGGGGCCGGATGGATCCTTTTTGCAGCATCCTTTCGTGAAGCCGGATGGCAAGGAAGAGCAGATCTATGCCGGCTTCGATCTTTACGCGGAATCGGAAGCCCTCACCAAGGGTGAGAAGTGGGGCAGGGGACCGACCGAGGCGCAGGCACAGGTGCAGCGCAGCGACCGTCCACGCTTTCAGGTGCTGCAGAGCCCGCTGTATTTCCTGGAGGGCAGGCTGAAGCCGGCGATGCATGAGAAGCTTGTCGCTGCCCATGACGCGAACCGCGTGGAATTGCTGGACTGGACGGAGCATGTCCGCTCCGGCATGGAGTCGCGAGGCGTTCCCTTTGGCGGAGCTTCACGCAGTAGTGCGGGCATTCGCCTGCTTTCGCGCAGCAAGGAAGTGCTGGAGCAGGCGCGGCGGGATACGGAGCAGGAGTACTTCTATCGCTTTGGCGGTGCTGCCGACGGCAAGCCCATCGACTGGGAGGCGGTGGTTCGCTTGGACCACGGGGATGTGCAGCTCACACGCTTCCATCTGCGCCACCCGCAGCATGACGGCACTGTCGCCGGAGGTCGCGACATCCCGTACTACTTCGCCTATTCCGCCTTCCGCGAGGAATTGGCTTCCAGCATCGCGCACGAGTTGCAGACGCTCCGCCGCGCGGGATTATGGCTCGCGGTAGGAGCGGGCGTGGCGGCTTTCCTCATCGTGCTGTATTTCATCGGCCCGCTCACACGCATCACCCGCACCGCGCAGACGGTGACACACTCGGGCTCGGAAGCCTTGCAGTTGCAGAATCAAATCGAAGCGGTGCGCCAGTCCCTGCCGGTGCGAAAGCACGATGAGGTGGGCGACATCGCGCGCAGCCTCGAGGCCCTCCTACGGCAGGTGCTCAATGGCCACGAGCAACTGCGCCAGCTCAATGCGGACCTCGATTTCCGTGTGCAGGAGCAGACTGCAGAAGTGCGCGCGGCCAACGAGCAACTCCGCGGCCTGGCGTCTGCGAAGGATGCCTTCCTGGCCAGCGTGAGCCATGAACTCCGCCAGCCGCTCAATTCCATCTTCGGCTTCCTCCAGTTCCTCGAACTCTCCGACCCAACCGAAGAGCAGAAACACGACCTCTCCAAACTCCGCTCCGCCGCCACGTACCTGCGGCGCCTCATCGATGACATCCTCGACTACCAGAAGATCATCATGGGTGGTGTGGAACTCGATCCGGAAGAGCTGGATGCCGCAGCCTTCCTCACGTCCCTTCGGGATTCGATGGTGCCGCAGGCTGCTGAAAAGAAGAACAAGCTGGAACTGGGAGGGGCGGAGAGTCTGGGCATCATCTTCAACGACCGCGCGCGGCTCCAGCAGGTGCTGACAAACCTCGTATCCAACGCGTGCAAGTTCACCCAGAACGGAACCGTCACGCTCAACGCGAGCCGGGATACGGATGCCACGGGTAAGGACTGGATCAGCATCGATGTCTCCGACACCGGCCGAGGCATGAAACCGGAGGAGATGCAGGGACTCTTTGTGCGATTCAAAAAACTCTCTGCACGAGAGGGAAACAAGACCGGCACCGGATTGGGCCTGGTGATCTCCAAGGGACTCTGCGAACTCATGGGAGGCACCATCACCTGTCGCAGTGAGTTCGGTCAGGGATCTACCTTTACGGTGCGTGTGCCTGCGGCTGTTCCAGAGCGCAGCGGGGCGCCACGACGTCCGCTGGAGCAGCGACCTGCGGCTCCTGTCACCACGGCATCGCTGGCAGCAGCAGCAACGCCGGCGCCTACCATCCCGCAGCAGACCGTTCTGGTGATCGATGACGACGCATCCGTGCGTGAGCTCATGACGCGCTACCTCGGTGGCAAGGGATACCGTGTCATCACGGCGGAGGATGGCGAGAAAGGCATGGCCCTTGCCCGCGAGCAGCATCCCTCAGTGATCACGCTGGATGTGGTGCTCCCCGGCGCGCAGAGCGGTTGGGATATCCTTTCCCAACTCAAGGATGAGCCTCTCACGGCATCCATTCCTGTCATCATCGTCACCTTCCTGGAAGAAACCCGACACGGCTTCGCGCTTGGCGCGGCTGATTATGTGGTGAAGCCCATTGCGTGGGAGGACCTGCTCGGCTCCTTGCAGAAAGTCATCCGCGGCAGCGCGCCCAGCCTTCCGGTTCTGGTGGTCGATGACGACCCCGATGTGCGTGAACTCTTCCGCCGCACGCTTGCCATGGATGGAATTTCCATCATCGAAGCTGCCAACGGCGCCGAGGCTCTTACCCAGCTTCGTAAGCAGAAGCCATCACTCATCCTGCTGGACCTCATGATGCCGGTCATGGACGGCTTTGAGTTCATCGCCGAGTTCAATCTCCACGCGCAGTGGCGCGACATCCCCGTGATTGTCATCACCGCGAAGCACGTCACCCGCGAAGACCGCGAGCGCCTCGCCACCTCCGTCCGCACCGTGCTGGAAAAGAGCGGCTTCACCCAGGAGGATTTGTTGAACAAGGTGCTGCATCTTGTGCATCAGGCCGCTTCGGGGGAGGGGAAGAGGGGGTGA